In Polynucleobacter arcticus, the following proteins share a genomic window:
- a CDS encoding BLUF domain-containing protein, whose protein sequence is MKTSDLVELRYQSKSVYDMGILGLTRILHTAVATNTRLGITGILSFDKGYFGQILEGKRGNVEQVWSRIQKDKRHSNIELLGISEIQERRFPKWSMKLFDVQEFATTFPQFSDVVSGMSDRDLEAFNAMGRL, encoded by the coding sequence ATGAAAACATCTGATTTAGTAGAGCTTAGGTACCAGAGTAAGTCGGTCTATGACATGGGTATTTTGGGGTTGACCAGAATTCTTCATACGGCGGTTGCTACCAATACACGACTTGGTATTACTGGCATCCTCTCCTTTGATAAGGGATACTTTGGACAAATTCTTGAGGGTAAAAGAGGGAATGTTGAGCAGGTATGGAGCAGAATCCAAAAAGACAAAAGACATTCCAATATTGAGTTACTTGGAATTTCAGAAATTCAGGAGCGCCGCTTTCCAAAGTGGTCAATGAAACTATTCGATGTACAAGAATTTGCAACCACCTTCCCTCAATTTTCTGATGTCGTTAGTGGGATGTCTGACCGAGACCTAGAAGCTTTTAATGCGATGGGTCGACTCTGA
- a CDS encoding HD domain-containing phosphohydrolase has protein sequence MPLPSSPSSSLKNTFEETLGQEAIARMAALVNASEDGIIGEDVHGVITSWNQSAEKIFGYTAQESIGKSTTFLLPSNRLTEESAILNRILKGESVGRLETERVCKGGHHITVSLITSPIYDLNSNLIGVLRIVRDITLQKNEAQALLDVNKELAFQNTEKARRAAELVIANEELAYQNEEKEKRVKELVFQNEEKAKRAAELVIANDEKAKRLHELVVANDELLYQNEEKAKRAAELVVANEELVHQNEQKAKRAAELVIAADEKAKRVHQLVVANDELLYQGEEKAKRAAELAVANEEKTKRVDELVIANLEKDKRAAELNASIKETHQTVHQMLSSLNALALARDNETGNHVIRTQHYVRAIATRLLEMGHYLDQINGQTIELMFNAAPLHDIGKVGIPDAILQKPGKLTDDEWTIMKTHTTIGENILSAAHLQSDKANPIINMAHKIAGSHHERWDGTGYPRGLKGEDIPLAGRIMAIADVYDALVSKRVYKPKWTYEEGISEILSLRALQFDPLIVDAFVLEESHFNEIAQLHHDA, from the coding sequence ATGCCATTGCCATCCTCCCCATCTTCCTCACTCAAGAATACTTTTGAAGAAACTCTTGGGCAGGAGGCTATAGCAAGGATGGCCGCCTTAGTAAATGCCTCAGAAGATGGCATTATTGGCGAAGATGTTCATGGCGTAATTACTAGCTGGAATCAGAGTGCTGAAAAAATATTTGGGTATACAGCCCAAGAGTCAATTGGTAAGTCAACTACATTCTTACTCCCCTCTAATCGTTTAACCGAGGAGAGTGCCATTTTAAATAGGATCCTCAAAGGCGAATCTGTCGGTCGCCTTGAAACTGAGCGAGTCTGCAAAGGGGGTCATCACATTACTGTGTCATTAATAACTTCCCCTATCTATGATCTAAACAGCAATCTCATTGGGGTTTTGAGAATTGTTCGAGATATTACGTTACAGAAGAACGAGGCACAGGCGCTGTTGGATGTGAATAAAGAGCTCGCTTTTCAAAATACAGAAAAAGCGAGGCGTGCAGCTGAACTGGTGATTGCCAATGAAGAGTTGGCCTACCAAAATGAAGAAAAAGAAAAAAGAGTAAAAGAGCTGGTTTTTCAAAATGAAGAAAAGGCAAAGCGAGCAGCTGAACTGGTGATTGCTAATGATGAAAAGGCTAAACGACTACATGAACTTGTTGTGGCTAATGATGAATTACTTTATCAGAACGAAGAAAAAGCGAAGCGGGCAGCTGAACTTGTTGTAGCCAATGAGGAGTTAGTGCATCAAAATGAACAGAAGGCTAAACGAGCAGCTGAACTTGTTATTGCTGCTGATGAGAAGGCTAAACGAGTCCATCAACTTGTCGTAGCTAATGATGAATTACTTTATCAGGGCGAAGAAAAGGCGAAGCGTGCGGCTGAGTTAGCGGTAGCCAATGAGGAAAAGACTAAACGGGTTGACGAGTTAGTTATTGCCAATTTAGAGAAAGACAAAAGGGCTGCCGAGTTAAATGCAAGCATTAAAGAAACGCATCAAACGGTTCATCAGATGCTATCTAGCTTAAATGCGCTTGCCTTAGCACGTGATAACGAAACCGGCAATCATGTGATTAGAACGCAACATTATGTAAGGGCTATTGCAACCCGACTATTGGAGATGGGGCATTACCTAGATCAAATTAATGGGCAAACTATTGAATTGATGTTTAATGCGGCGCCTTTGCACGATATTGGTAAGGTAGGTATACCGGATGCTATTTTGCAAAAACCTGGGAAGCTGACGGATGATGAGTGGACAATCATGAAAACGCACACCACAATTGGTGAAAATATCCTATCCGCTGCGCATCTTCAATCTGACAAGGCAAATCCTATTATCAATATGGCGCATAAGATTGCCGGTAGCCATCATGAGCGCTGGGATGGCACGGGATATCCTCGGGGCTTAAAGGGTGAAGATATCCCTTTAGCCGGCAGAATTATGGCTATTGCCGATGTATACGATGCACTGGTGAGCAAGCGGGTTTATAAGCCGAAATGGACCTATGAGGAGGGAATCTCGGAAATTCTTTCTCTAAGGGCCTTGCAGTTTGATCCCCTCATCGTCGATGCTTTTGTATTGGAGGAAAGTCATTTCAACGAAATTGCTCAACTTCATCATGATGCGTAA
- a CDS encoding GGDEF domain-containing protein yields MSESMINPVDDLVALNLTLSKLALANRDIALQVAEQAEKAAKSVLATKKLADDLTELNKQLAIENKEKIKLAAELSEVNKRLEIEINKREQQTEQILHTSLHDSLTKLATRSLLTDHLNQAFAANRRSGCNGALLFIDLDNFKVLNDTYGHHAGDLLLIEVGKRLTACVRLGDTVARLGGDEFVVLVTDLNKNIELAKSSILLIAEEIRLSLAKPSILKLQDEGGHIQEVECQCTASIGVVLFNAEIDSGDKVLARADHAMYRAKEAGRNRIEFAES; encoded by the coding sequence ATGAGCGAAAGCATGATAAATCCCGTTGATGATCTTGTTGCTCTCAATTTGACCTTAAGTAAGCTTGCTCTCGCCAATAGGGATATAGCCCTGCAGGTTGCAGAACAGGCTGAAAAGGCCGCTAAATCGGTGTTGGCAACTAAAAAATTAGCTGACGATCTCACTGAACTCAATAAACAGTTAGCAATTGAAAATAAAGAGAAGATAAAACTGGCTGCCGAGTTAAGTGAGGTAAATAAGCGGCTGGAGATTGAGATCAACAAGCGCGAACAACAAACAGAGCAGATTCTACATACATCTCTACATGATTCGCTCACGAAATTAGCCACTCGCTCCTTATTGACCGACCACTTAAATCAAGCCTTCGCTGCGAATCGCCGAAGTGGGTGCAATGGTGCATTGCTTTTTATTGACTTGGATAACTTCAAGGTACTTAATGATACTTATGGGCATCATGCAGGTGATTTACTTTTAATTGAGGTAGGGAAACGCTTGACTGCCTGCGTCAGACTAGGCGATACAGTAGCTCGTTTAGGCGGCGATGAATTTGTTGTCTTGGTTACTGACCTTAATAAAAATATTGAATTAGCGAAGTCCAGCATTCTGCTCATTGCTGAGGAAATTCGCTTGTCTTTAGCAAAACCATCAATTTTAAAGCTGCAAGACGAGGGCGGTCATATACAAGAAGTGGAATGCCAATGCACTGCCAGCATTGGAGTTGTCCTCTTTAATGCCGAGATTGATTCTGGAGATAAGGTGCTAGCAAGAGCAGATCATGCTATGTATCGCGCTAAGGAGGCTGGTCGGAATCGAATTGAGTTTGCAGAAAGCTAA
- the dusA gene encoding tRNA dihydrouridine(20/20a) synthase DusA: MENKDHKRLAVAPMMEWTDRHCRSFHRNLTKNAVLYTEMVTTGALIHGDVPRHLDFSQDQHPVVLQLGGSEPTDLAKAAVLAQQWGYDEIDLNCGCPSERVQRGAFGACLMAEPVLVADCVKAMKSTVDIPISVKHRLGLDTMDAANSEKDYQFALNFILAVADAGASQVTIHARNAVLKGLSPKENRTKPPLRYEVAAKLRLDAQKQFPHLKVLLNGGLETNEQIAGHWDDFDGFMVGRAAYHFPAMLLGWDDLMHSNGEAAGYLFSETEWHRIQIALVKQVQAWYEECRSKDKPFYIGAFTRHILGLAHGRAGSRYWRQRLSDHHALAKVQSKAAIVDFFLDASLTLGDWAAFEFDDA, from the coding sequence GTGGAAAATAAAGATCATAAAAGACTGGCCGTTGCTCCAATGATGGAATGGACCGACCGTCACTGCCGGTCTTTTCATCGCAATCTCACTAAAAATGCTGTTCTGTATACCGAGATGGTGACTACAGGTGCGCTCATTCATGGGGATGTGCCACGCCACTTAGATTTTTCTCAAGATCAACATCCCGTCGTATTGCAGCTGGGTGGCTCGGAGCCGACTGATTTGGCTAAAGCTGCAGTGTTGGCTCAGCAGTGGGGCTATGATGAAATTGACCTTAATTGCGGATGCCCATCTGAGCGTGTCCAGCGGGGAGCCTTTGGTGCCTGCCTGATGGCTGAGCCCGTATTAGTGGCGGATTGCGTTAAAGCCATGAAGAGCACAGTGGATATCCCTATCTCTGTAAAGCATCGCCTGGGCTTAGACACCATGGATGCTGCAAACTCTGAAAAAGACTATCAATTTGCACTGAACTTTATATTGGCTGTGGCGGATGCGGGCGCTAGCCAGGTCACCATTCATGCGCGTAATGCGGTACTGAAGGGTTTATCCCCTAAAGAGAATCGCACTAAGCCGCCACTGCGTTATGAAGTGGCTGCAAAGCTTCGCCTTGATGCCCAAAAACAATTTCCTCACCTCAAAGTTCTGCTCAATGGTGGTTTAGAAACCAACGAGCAAATCGCTGGCCATTGGGATGACTTTGATGGCTTTATGGTGGGAAGGGCGGCTTATCATTTTCCAGCGATGCTGTTGGGCTGGGATGACTTAATGCATTCAAATGGAGAAGCTGCTGGCTATCTCTTTAGTGAGACTGAATGGCATCGTATTCAGATTGCCTTAGTGAAACAAGTGCAGGCTTGGTATGAGGAATGTCGCTCCAAAGACAAGCCTTTTTATATTGGTGCATTTACTCGTCATATTCTAGGCTTAGCCCATGGCAGGGCAGGCTCCCGTTACTGGCGCCAGCGCCTTTCAGACCACCATGCGCTAGCTAAGGTGCAGAGCAAGGCCGCCATTGTCGACTTCTTCTTAGACGCCAGTCTCACCCTAGGTGATTGGGCTGCTTTTGAGTTTGATGATGCTTAA